One Megasphaera elsdenii DSM 20460 genomic window carries:
- the eno gene encoding phosphopyruvate hydratase — translation MKDIRIEKVIGREILDSRGNPTVQADVLLSDGTLGRSAAPSGASTGQFEALELRDGDVQRFGGKGVTQAVSHVNTVLQDVLRGQDPFDTYGVDSLMIHADGTPDKSRLGANAILAVSLACARAAAASLGIPLYRFLGGVNGNYLPVPMMNILNGGAHAANTVDVQEFMIMSAGAPSFREGLRWCSEVYHALAGLLKAKGLATSVGDEGGFAPNLASDEEAIQYILQAIEKAGYEPGKDFVLALDAAASEWKGPKQGVYVLPKSGQSFTTDELIAHWQKLSQAYPIYSIEDGLDEEDWDGWAALTKALGQRVQLVGDDLFVTNTKRLAKGIAQGCGNAILIKLNQIGSVSETLEAIKMAHRAGYRAIVSHRSGETEDTSIADLAVALNTAQIKSGAPNRSERVAKYNRLLQIEDELHGQGIYPGFQAFGIKR, via the coding sequence ATGAAAGATATTCGCATTGAAAAAGTCATCGGCCGGGAAATTCTTGATTCGCGCGGCAATCCTACGGTGCAGGCCGATGTGTTGTTATCCGACGGGACCTTGGGCCGAAGTGCCGCTCCCAGCGGCGCTTCGACGGGGCAGTTTGAAGCCTTGGAACTGCGTGACGGCGATGTCCAGCGCTTTGGCGGCAAAGGTGTCACCCAGGCCGTCAGCCATGTCAATACAGTTTTACAGGACGTCCTGAGAGGTCAGGATCCTTTTGATACGTATGGTGTCGACAGCTTGATGATCCACGCCGATGGCACGCCGGACAAATCCCGGCTCGGTGCCAATGCCATCTTAGCCGTATCGCTGGCCTGCGCCCGTGCGGCTGCTGCGTCCCTGGGGATTCCCCTCTACCGTTTCCTCGGCGGCGTCAATGGCAACTACCTGCCTGTCCCCATGATGAATATCCTGAATGGCGGTGCCCATGCGGCCAATACCGTCGATGTCCAGGAATTCATGATCATGTCGGCAGGCGCTCCTTCTTTCCGGGAAGGTCTACGCTGGTGCTCCGAAGTCTATCATGCGCTGGCAGGTCTCTTGAAGGCCAAAGGATTAGCTACTTCCGTCGGTGATGAAGGCGGTTTTGCTCCCAATTTGGCCAGCGATGAAGAAGCTATCCAGTACATCCTCCAGGCTATCGAAAAAGCCGGTTATGAACCGGGGAAAGATTTTGTCCTGGCCCTCGATGCCGCTGCCAGCGAATGGAAGGGACCGAAACAGGGCGTCTACGTCCTGCCCAAGAGCGGCCAGTCTTTCACGACGGACGAACTCATCGCCCACTGGCAGAAACTGTCCCAAGCTTATCCCATTTACTCCATCGAAGATGGCTTGGATGAAGAAGACTGGGATGGCTGGGCAGCTTTGACTAAGGCTTTGGGACAGCGCGTACAGCTCGTCGGTGACGACTTATTCGTAACCAATACGAAACGCCTGGCCAAGGGGATTGCCCAAGGCTGCGGCAATGCCATCCTCATCAAACTCAATCAGATCGGTTCCGTATCGGAAACGTTGGAAGCTATCAAAATGGCCCATCGCGCCGGTTATCGGGCCATCGTTTCCCACCGTTCCGGCGAAACAGAAGACACATCCATCGCCGATCTGGCGGTCGCCCTGAATACGGCACAAATCAAGAGCGGCGCGCCGAACCGCAGCGAACGCGTAGCAAAATACAACCGCCTCTTGCAGATTGAAGATGAATTGCACGGCCAGGGTATCTATCCCGGTTTCCAGGCCTTC